One Scleropages formosus chromosome 8, fSclFor1.1, whole genome shotgun sequence DNA window includes the following coding sequences:
- the cox15 gene encoding heme A synthase COX15 isoform X1 produces MSTMSVLLRALSLRCQQCAVGRLPLQRSTVRSWLVNRRRSTLTAEAVRAQTPQAVTVPNAATNRIVGKWLVGCSGLVVGAVVLGGVTRLTESGLSMVDWHLIKEMKPPQTEAEWEAEFQKYQQYPEFKILNHDMTLQEFKAIFYMEWGHRMWGRLVGLAYILPAVYFWRKGYFTRPMKGCILGLCGFVFFQGLLGWYMVKSGLEEKPESYDVPRVSQYRLAAHLGSALVLYCASLWMGLSLLLPTHKLPDTRQLTLLRRFARGTGGLVFLTALSGAFVAGLDAGLVYNSFPKMGERWVPDDLLAFSPFLKNFFENPTTVQFDHRILGICTVTAITGLYLFSRRMVLPRRSKIALSCLLAMAYAQVGLGISTLLFYVPTPLAATHQSGSLALLTLAMWVLAELRRVAK; encoded by the exons ATGTCCACAATGTCTGTGTTGCTGCGCGCCTTATCGCTGCGGTGTCAGCAATGTGCTGTCGGTCGCCTGCCACTGCAG AGATCTACGGTCAGGTCGTGGCTGGTCAACAGGCGCCGATCTACACTCACAGCTGAGGCTGTCCGAGCACAGACCCCACAGGCTGTTACAGTGCCCAATGCAGCCACCAACCGCATTGTGGGCAAATGGCTGGTGggctgcagtggactggtggtTGGGGCTGTGGTTCTGGGTGGAGTCACCAG ACTGACTGAATCCGGCCTGTCCATGGTGGACTGGCACTTAATCAAAGAGATGAAACCCCCCCAGACAGAGGCTGAATGGGAGGCCGAGTTCCAGAAGTACCAGCAGTACCCAGAGTTTAAAAT ACTCAATCATGACATGACTCTACAGGAGTTCAAGGCCATCTTCTACATGGAGTGGGGTCATCGTATGTGGGGCCGACTGGTGGGCCTAGCCTATATTCTGCCTGCAGTCTACTTCTGGAGGAAAGGCTATTTCACCCGCCCTATGAAAGGCTGTATTCTGGGCCTCTGTGGATTTGTCTTCTTCCAg GGACTGCTGGGGTGGTATATGGTAAAGAGTGGTCTGGAGGAAAAACCAGAGTCCTACGACGTGCCTCGTGTGAGCCAGTACCGGCTTGCAGCCCACCTGGGTTCTGCCCTGGTACTGTACTGTGCCAGTTTGTGGATGGGGCTTTCCCTGCTCCTGCCCACACACAAG CTGCCTGACACACGGCAGCTTACCCTGCTGCGGCGGTTCGCCCGGGGGACTGGGGGTCTTGTCTTTCTCACAGCCCTCTCAG GGGCTTTTGTGGCTGGCCTGGATGCTGGCCTGGTTTACAACTCCTTCCCCAAGATGGGCGAGCGCTGGGTTCCTGATGACTTGCTGGCCTtctcccctttcttaaagaacTTTTTTGAGAACCCCACCACAGTACAGTTCGACCACCGCATATTG GGCATCTGCACGGTGACGGCCATCACAGGGCTCTACTTGTTCTCCAGGAGGATGGTGCTGCCTCGGAGGTCCAAGATTGCTCTGAGCTGCCTGCTGGCGATGGCTTATGCCCAA GTGGGTTTGGGTATCAGCACTCTGCTCTTCTATGTCCCCACTCCGCTGGCAGCCACTCACCAGTCTGGCTCACTGGCACTTCTCACATTGGCCATGTGGGTCCTTGCAGAACTCCGCAGGGTAGCTAAGTGA
- the LOC108942584 gene encoding Kv channel-interacting protein 2 isoform X1, giving the protein MEGLQTVAMLLLVCSSLKLLHFLGLIDFSSADSTEDDFELSTVCHRPEGLDKLQEQTKFTKKELQVLYRGFKNECPSGVVNEETFKLIYSQFFPQGDSSMYAHFLFEAFDTNKNGSVSFEDFVMGLSIILRGSINDRLNWAFNLYDLNKDGCITKEEMLDIMKSIYDMMGKYTYPTMQEDAPREHVENFFQKMDRNNDGVVTIEEFIESCQKDENIMQSMQLFDNVI; this is encoded by the exons ATGGAGGGCTTGCAGACCGTGGCCATGCTACTGCTTGTCTGTAGCTCCCTGAAGTTGTTGCACTTTCTCGGCCTCattgacttctccagtgcag ACAGCACTGAAGATGACTTTGAGCTGTCCACTGTGTGCCACCGGCCTGAGGGCCTGGACAAGCTGCAGGAGCAGACCAAATTCACCAAGAAGGAGCTGCAGGTGCTCTATCGAGGCTTCAAGAAT GAGTGCCCCAGCGGAGTAGTCAACGAGGAGACCTTCAAGCTCATCTACTCCCAGTTTTTCCCCCAGGGAG ATTCAAGCATGTatgcacattttctgtttgaagcCTTTGATACTAACAAGAATGGATCTGTTAGTTTTGAG GACTTTGTCATGGGCTTATCCATCATCCTCAGGGGTTCCATCAATGATCGCCTCAACTGGGCCTTCAACTTGTATGATTTAAACAAAGACGGCTGCATTACCAAAGAG GAAATGTTGGATATTATGAAATCTATCTATGATATGATGGGGAAATACACCTACCCCACCATGCAGGAGGATGCTCCTCGAGAACATGTGGAAAACTTCTTCCAG AAAATGGACCGTAACAATGATGGCGTGGTAACTATTGAGGAGTTCATTGAGTCATGCCAAAAG GATGAAAATATCATGCAATCAATGCAGCTCTTTGACAATGTAATTTAG
- the cox15 gene encoding heme A synthase COX15 isoform X2, with translation MEWGHRMWGRLVGLAYILPAVYFWRKGYFTRPMKGCILGLCGFVFFQGLLGWYMVKSGLEEKPESYDVPRVSQYRLAAHLGSALVLYCASLWMGLSLLLPTHKLPDTRQLTLLRRFARGTGGLVFLTALSGAFVAGLDAGLVYNSFPKMGERWVPDDLLAFSPFLKNFFENPTTVQFDHRILGICTVTAITGLYLFSRRMVLPRRSKIALSCLLAMAYAQVGLGISTLLFYVPTPLAATHQSGSLALLTLAMWVLAELRRVAK, from the exons ATGGAGTGGGGTCATCGTATGTGGGGCCGACTGGTGGGCCTAGCCTATATTCTGCCTGCAGTCTACTTCTGGAGGAAAGGCTATTTCACCCGCCCTATGAAAGGCTGTATTCTGGGCCTCTGTGGATTTGTCTTCTTCCAg GGACTGCTGGGGTGGTATATGGTAAAGAGTGGTCTGGAGGAAAAACCAGAGTCCTACGACGTGCCTCGTGTGAGCCAGTACCGGCTTGCAGCCCACCTGGGTTCTGCCCTGGTACTGTACTGTGCCAGTTTGTGGATGGGGCTTTCCCTGCTCCTGCCCACACACAAG CTGCCTGACACACGGCAGCTTACCCTGCTGCGGCGGTTCGCCCGGGGGACTGGGGGTCTTGTCTTTCTCACAGCCCTCTCAG GGGCTTTTGTGGCTGGCCTGGATGCTGGCCTGGTTTACAACTCCTTCCCCAAGATGGGCGAGCGCTGGGTTCCTGATGACTTGCTGGCCTtctcccctttcttaaagaacTTTTTTGAGAACCCCACCACAGTACAGTTCGACCACCGCATATTG GGCATCTGCACGGTGACGGCCATCACAGGGCTCTACTTGTTCTCCAGGAGGATGGTGCTGCCTCGGAGGTCCAAGATTGCTCTGAGCTGCCTGCTGGCGATGGCTTATGCCCAA GTGGGTTTGGGTATCAGCACTCTGCTCTTCTATGTCCCCACTCCGCTGGCAGCCACTCACCAGTCTGGCTCACTGGCACTTCTCACATTGGCCATGTGGGTCCTTGCAGAACTCCGCAGGGTAGCTAAGTGA